From a region of the Oryza sativa Japonica Group chromosome 6, ASM3414082v1 genome:
- the LOC4341426 gene encoding F-box/kelch-repeat protein At1g80440, with the protein MGYNELIPGLPEEVARECLIRVGFDQLPAVRRISRQWKAEVESPAYNRLRKAEGLARPALALVQARRELAEAGPAADKQSSAGGVPGNSYRMVLLDPAEGRWTPLPEVGGASGSLPLFCQVAAVDGGVEGRKRLVVVGGWDPETWAPTDSVLVYDFLTGAWRRGAAMPGPRRSFFACAAVGGKVFVAGGHDEEKNALRSALAYDPDADAWAALPDMAEERDEPRGLCVDGKFLVVGGYPTPAQGRFVGSAEWFDPATSTWSAVQEGFVDDGACPRTCSAAPEAGDRMYMLRDGHLVARHGAISSAPAAWRPVAPVPEDARTAAAVSVIPDGRVVVIGSDCHGGDQTVYTLREEAGKPASWARAPAPPEFSGHVQAACLLEI; encoded by the coding sequence ATGGGTTACAACGAGCTGATTCCGGGGTTgccggaggaggtggcgagggAGTGCCTCATCCGGGTGGGGTTCGACCAGCTGCCGGCGGTGCGCCGCATCTCGCGCCAGTGGAAGGCGGAGGTGGAGTCGCCGGCGTACAACCGCCTGAGGAAGGCGGAGGGCCTGGCGCGCCCGGCGCTCGCGCTGGTGCAGGCGCGGCGTGAGCTCGCCGAGGCGGGCCCGGCGGCGGACAAGCAGTCGTCGGCCGGCGGTGTGCCGGGGAACTCGTACCGGATGGTGCTGTTGGACccggcggaggggaggtggACGCCGCTGCCGGAGGTGGGTGGAGCGAGTGGGAGCTTGCCGCTGTTCTGccaggtggcggcggtggatggcGGTGTGGAGGGGAGGAAGCGGCTGGTGGTCGTCGGCGGCTGGGACCCGGAGACGTGGGCGCCGACGGACTCGGTGCTCGTGTATGACTTCCTCACGGGCGCGTGGCGCCGTGGCGCGGCCATGCCGGGCCCGCGCCGGTCGTTCTtcgcgtgcgccgccgtcggcgggaAGGTGTTCGTCGCCGGTGGCCACGACGAGGAGAAGAACGCCCTTCGATCGGCGCTGGCGTACGACCCGGACGCCGACGCGTGGGCCGCGCTCCCCGACATGGCGGAGGAGCGCGACGAGCCGCGCGGGCTCTGCGTCGACGGCAAGTTCCTGGTCGTCGGCGGGTACCCGACGCCGGCGCAGGGGCGATTCGTCGGCTCCGCCGAGTGGTTCGACCCGGCGACGTCCACCTGGTCCGCCGTCCAAGAAGGCTTCGTCGACGACGGCGCGTGCCCGAGAACCTGCAGCGCCGCCCCCGAGGCCGGAGACCGCATGTACATGCTCCGCGACGGGCACCTCGTGGCGCGCCACGGCGCCATCTCCTCCGCCCCCGCGGCGTGGCGGCCCGTGGCGCCGGTGCCGGAGGACGCGCGCACCGCGGCGGCCGTTTCCGTCATCCCCGACGGCCGCGTCGTGGTCATCGGGTCCGACTGCCACGGCGGCGACCAGACGGTGTACACGCTGCGGGAGGAGGCCGGCAAGCCCGCGTCGtgggcgcgcgcgccggcgccgcccgagTTCTCCGGGCACGTCCAGGCCGCCTGCCTTCTAGAAATCTGA